The sequence GCGCCAAGGCAGCAACGTGGCTCCAGGCGGTCCTCGATGCCGACGAGCGGCTGGCGTCGCTGGCGTGGCCCGTGCAGCTCGGTGGCGCCGCCGGCACCCTGTCCGCCGTCGTCGAGCTCGCCGGGACCGACACGGCGCGGGACCTGCGGACCACGTTCGCCGCGCGGCTCGAGCTGGCGCCGTCGACGCCGTGGCACACCCGCCGGACGCCGATCACCACGCTGGGCGACGCGGCCGTCACGGTGACCGACGCCGCAGGTCGGCTCGCCAACGACGCGCTCGCCCTGGGGCGCCACGAGGTCGGCGAGCTGCGCGACGGCTCCGCGGGTGGCTCCTCGGCCATGCCGCACAAGGCGAACCCCACCCTCGCGGTCCTGGTCCGGCGGGCGGCGCTCACGACCCCCCAGGAGGCGGCGACGCTCCACCTCGCCGCGGCCCAGCAGGTCGACGAGCGGGCCGACGGCGGCTGGCACGCCGAGTGGCACCCCCTGTCGCTGTTGCTGCGCCGGACCGTCGTGGCGGTCGCCCAGACGACGGACCTCGTGCGCGGCCTGGAGGTCGACACCGACCGGATGGCGCACAACCTGGCCGCGGTGGCACCGGCGCTGCACGCCGAGCAGCGTGCCGTCGCCGAGCTGACCGGGCGACCGACGTCCGAGACCTACCTCGGCGTGCTCGACGACCTCGTCACCGAGACGCTCGGCCGTGCCGCCGAGCACCCAAGCGCCACTGACACCACCGACAGCGCGACCCGGGAGCGCCCGTGAACTTCCCCCTCGTCCACCTCGGCGGCAACGCCGAGCTGCCGCTGCTGGTCCTCGGTCCCTCGCTGGGGACCTCCGCCGAGTCGCTGTGGGGCCCGGCAGCCGCCCGGCTCGGGGAGGACTTCCACGTCCTCGGCTGGGACCTGCCCGGCCACGGGCGCCACCGGGGAACCGTCGACGCGGTCTCGGTCGAGGGGCTGGCCGACCTGCTGCTGACGGCGCTCGACGAGGTCGTCGGCCCGCAGGTGGCCTTCGACTACGCCGGCGACTCCCTCGGCGGGGCCGTCGGCCTGCAGCTGCTCCTCGACGCGCCCGAGCGGGTGCGGACAGCGACGCTGCTGTGCACGGGTGCGCGGATCGGTACGCCGGAGTCGTGGGCGGACCGGGCTGCCGGCGTACGCGCCTCCGGCACGGCGTCGCTGGTGGCGGCCTCGGCCGAACGCTGGTTCGCCCCGGGCTTCCTCGACCGGGACCCGGACCACGGGTCCGCGCTGCTCCATGCGCTCGCCGAGGTCGACGACGCGGGGTACGCCGCCTGCTGCGACGCGCTCGCGAGCTTCGACGTGCGGGACCGCCTCGGGCAGATCACGCGGCCCGTGCTCGCCGTGGCCGGCGAGCACGACCAGCCGACCCCGCCGGACTCACTGCGCGAGATCGCCGACGGCGTGGCCGCGGGACGCACCGTGGTCCTGCCCCACGTGGCACACCTCGCGCCGATCGAGGCGCCGGGCGACGTGGCGGACCTGATCCGTGCCCATGCCCGCGGCACGCCGGTGCCGCAGGATCGCGACCGCCTGACGGTGGCGGAGGTCCGCGACGCGGGGATGGCGGTACGCCGCGAGGTGCTGGGCGATGCCCACGTGGACCGGGCGACGGCCGCGACCACGGACCTCATCGTCGACTTCCAGCGGTTCATCACCGAGTACGCCTGGGGCGGCATCTGGACCCGCCCCGGGCTCGACCGTCGGTCGCGATCGATGACCACCCTGACCGCCCTGATCGCGCGCGGCCACCACGCCGAACTCGCCATGCACGTGCGTGCGGCGCGGCGCAACGGCCTCAGCGTGGACGAGATCAAGGAGGTGATCCTGCAGTCCGCGATCTACTGCGGCGTGCCTGACGCCAACACCGCCTTCAAGATCGCTCAGGAGACCCTCGCCGCCGAGGGGGAGGACTGATCCGGCCTCGAGACGGCGCCGGTCCTCGGACGGGGCTGGGGACACGCCCAGGCGTCGTCAGTGCCCGGATGCGACGATCAGGTCCGCGAGGTCGCGCGGGCGGGAGTACATCGCGAGATGGCCCGCGTCGAGGTCGACCACGGTGCACCCGCCGATCGCGTCGATGGCGGCTGCCTGTTGTTCGGGAGGCAGGGTCTGGTCGAGGGTGGTCCGGATGTAGGTGACGGCGTCCATTGCCTTGAGCCCGCTCAGGTCGCTCGCCTCCGACAGGAGCGCGGTCGTGTCCGCCTGCATCTCCCCGAGCGCCACGGTCGCCGTCTCCTCCTCCATGTCGTTGCACAGGGCGACACGTGCTGTCGCTTCGTCCAGCGCGTAGGTGCCGTCCCCGGACCCGGCCAGCACCGCCTCCCTGATGTCGGGATCGATGTTGTCGGCGATGGCCTCGCCGTGCGGCGGGATGGTGCAGGCCACGAGCACGCAGGAGCGGAAGCGACCAGGGAGGCGGTTGATCAGGTGCGCAGCGGTGAGGCCCCCTGCGGAGTGGGCAACCAGGACCGCGTCCCTGGCGTCGGCGGCCAGTACGTCCTCGGCAGCGGCCGACACGAAGTCGTCGAGGGTCACGTCGGCGAGGCGCCGAGGACGCGCACCGCGCCCCGGCAGGTCCACCACCACGGCCGGCCCGTCCAGGTGGGGTGACACGAACCGCCAGCTGGCGCCGGCGTAGTTGGCGCCGTGGATCAGGACGTAGGTGGTCATCGACACCCCTTGGCAGTGGAACGGCTGCGGGACGGATCACCCCGGCGCGATTGAATTGAGTTCAACTTAAGGGGCGCGGTATGGGGTGTCAATGGGTCGGTCCCCGGGTGACGTCGGTTCGGGAAGCACGAGCATGAGCGCTTCGGCGACACAGGCCGGCCTGGTGCCCCCATCGACCTCGACCGTGTAGCGGACCCGTCCGAGAGCGCCGGCGCCCGTGTCGTCGACGGCGACCAGCTCTGCCCGCGCGCGTATGCGCTCTCCCGCGTGGACGCTGGCCGGGAATCGGACGCGATCGAGGCCGTAGTTCACCGCGCGTCCCACGGCGTCGAAGTCGAAGATGCCCGAACTCAGGCGTGGCAGGAGTGAGAGCGTCAGGTATCCGTGCGCGATCGTGCCCCCGAGGTCGCTGGTCGCAGCACGCTCCGGATCGACGTGGATCCACTGCCAGTCCTCGGTCACGTCGGCGAAGGCGTCGATCCGCCCCTGGTCCACCACGAACCACGGTCCCGCGCCGAGGTCCTGTCCGGCAGCCGAGCGGAACGCGTCGACGCCGTGGAAGGTGTGTGCCATGCTAGCCTCCTGAAACGAATTTAGTTCAGTAATCTAACGCATGAGGAGAACCGACGTGCAACGAACCGCTGCCGAGCCCATCGTTGTCGTCGATGGGGCACGTACGCCGATCGGGAGCTTCGGCGGCATGTTCAACGAGGTCCCCGGTTTCGAGTTGGGAGCCGCTGCGACCCGCGAGGCCCTGCGGCGTTCCGCGGTCGGCGCCGACGCGGTCGACGAGGTGGTGATGGGCTGCATCGGGCAGGTGGGCCCCGACGCCTACAACGCCCGGAGGGTCGCGCGAGCCGCTGGGATGCCGCACGGCGTGCCCGCCTACACCGTGAATCGACTGTGCGGGTCAGGACTGCAGGCGGTGTGGTCGGCCGCGATGCAGATGCGGTGGGGCGGTGTCGACATCGCCGTCGCCGGCGGGGACGAGTCCATGACGCGCATGCCGTTCTACGACTACGGAGCCCGCAACGGCTACCGGCTGGGGGACCGGTCGCTGGTCGACGGCACGGTGGCCATGCTGACCGATCCGTTCGGTGGCGTGCACATGGGCGTCACTGCAGAAAACGTGGCCGCCAAGTACGGCGTGACCCGGGAGGAGCAGGACCGGTTCGCGGCCGAGTCACAACGCCGCGCGGCGACCCCGGCTGCGCAGGCCGCGTTCGCCGAGGAGATCGTTCCGGTCGAGGTCGGGGGCCGCCGCCCGTTCACCGCCGAGATCGACGAACACCCCAAGCCGGGCACGACCGTGGAGACCCTGGCCGGGCTGCGACCTGCCTTCAGGGCTGACGGCACCGTCACTGCCGGGAACTCCTCGGGAATCAACGATGGTGCAGCGGCGCTGGTGCTGGCGCGGTCATCGGTCGCCCTCGACCGCGGGCTGACGCCGCTGGTCTCGCTGGAGGCGGTCGCGACCGCGGCGATGGAGCCGGAACTGATGGGGTACGCACCGGTCCTCGCGCTGCAGACGTTGTTCGAGCAGACCGGCACGCAGCCGTCCGACATCGGCATCATCGAGCTCAACGAGGCCTTCGCCGCACAAGCGGTCGCCTGCATCCGCGACGCTGGTCTGGATCCCGAACGAGTGAATCCCTACGGCGGTGCGATCGCGTTGGGTCACCCCGTGGGGGCGACGGGCGCCAACCTGACCCTGCGCGTCGCGAAGGACATGGCCCGTCGCGACCTCGAGCTGGGCATCGTCACGATGTGCATCGGCGGGGGCCAGGCGCTCGCCGCACTCTTCCGGCGAGTGTGAGACGGCCCGACGAGTTGCGGTCGCCGGGATGCGTCGTGCCGCACGTCCGGGGCCACCAGCCACGCCCCACCCGGGCAGTCGATCCCTGACTGCCCGAACCAAACCAGGAGGACATGCATGAGTAGATTCGAGGGCCGCGTCGCCGTCGTCACCGGTGCAGCGCGCGGGATCGGTTTCGGTACCGCGCGGCGCCTGGCCGAGGAGGGCGCGGCGGTCGCCGTCGTCGACCTCGACGAGTCCGCCGCGGAGGAGGCCGCCGGCCGACTCCCGGGGACGGCGATCGGGGTCGGTTGTGACGTCGCCAACGCGTCCGGCGTCGCGGACGCCATCTCGCGAGTGGTCGAGGAGTTGGCGGGGATCCACGTGCTGGTGAACAACGCCGGCGTCACCCGCGACAACCTGCTCTTCAAGATGACCGAGGACGACTGGGACGTGGTCATGAACGTCCACCTCAGGGGTGCGTTCCTGATGACCAGGGCCGTCCAGCAGCACTTCGTGGAGCAAAGGTACGGCAAGGTGGTCAACCTCTCCAGCGTCTCTGCCCTGGGCAACCGCGGCCAGGCCAACTACGCCGCGGCCAAGATGGGCGTGCAGGGCCTCACGCGCACGCTCGGCATCGAGCTCGGCCCGTTCGGCATCAACGTCAACGCCGTCGCGCCCGGCTTCATCGCCACCGAGATGACCGACGCCACCGCGGCCCGGCTGAAGATGGACGTCGAGGAATTCCGCCAACTCAACGCCGAGGGCAACCCGGTCAAGCGCGTCGGCTTCCCCGAGGACATCGCCGCCGCAGTCGCATTCCTGAGCAGTGACGAGGCGTCCTACATCACCGGCCAGACGCTGTACGTCGACGGTGGTGGAAAGCTCGGGTGACATCGAGCGGGCGGCCAACCTCCACACCTGTGACACCGAAGGACGAGACATGACTGACCTGACCAGGCGCACGCGCGACTTCGTGAAGGACACCGTGCTGCCGCTCGATGACGAATTCGACGGCGACATCGAGGCAGCAGGCGGCGACGTCCTGCGCCGCCGTCTTCAGGAATCGGCGCGGGGTGCGGGTCTCTTCGCCCCGCACGCGCCCGCGGACTGCGGCGGGCACGGACTCGGGATGGTGGAACGGGCCCCCGTCTTCGAGGAGGCCGGCTACTCGCTGTTCGGGCCGTTGGCGGTGGGCATCGCCGCGCCGGACGAGGGCAACGTCCACCTGCTCGACCACGTCGCGACCGATGCGCAGCGAACGCGGTACCTGCAGCCGCTGGCGCGAGGCGAGATGCGTTCGGCGTTCGCCATGACCGAGCCGTCGCCGGGGGCGGGCAGCGACCCGTCCGCACTGTCGACCCGGGCGACCAAGGTCGACGGTGGCTGGGTGGTGAACGGGCGCAAGTGGTTCATCACCGGCGCGGACGGCGCTTCCTTCTTCATCACCATGGCCCGCACGAGCGGCGAGCCCGGTGGTGCCGGCGCAGCCGGAGCGGGCGGGGCCACGATGTTCCTCATGCCGACTGAGACCGACGGCCTGGACGTCGTACGCCACGTCGGCACGGTGGATCGATCGATGGTCGGCGGGCACTGCGAGGTGCGCTTCGCCGACGCGTTCGTACCCGACTCCGAGGTGCTGGGTGGGGTGGACGAAGGCTTCCGGTACGCGCAGGTCCGCCTCGGCCCGGCCCGGATGACCCACGTGATGCGCTGGACCGGTGCAGCACGACGAGCGCACGAGGTCGCGATGCGACACGTGATCGCCCGGGAGGCCTTCGGCTCCCGGATGTCGGACCTGGGGATGGTCCAGCAGATGATCGCTGACAACGAGATCGACCTGGCTGCGACCCGCGCCCTGCTCCGAGTCGCGTGCGAGGAGCTCGACGCCGGCCAGCGGGCCTCGGAGTCGACATCGATCGCGAAGACCTTCGCGGCGGAGGCGCTCCACCGAGTCGTTGATCGCGCCACCCAGATGTGCGGCGGCCTGGGCGTGTCCACCGAGCTCCCGATCGCGCGGATCGCACGGGAGATCCGTCCGTTCCGGATCTACGACGGACCGTCCGAGGTGCACCGGTGGTCGATCGCCAAG comes from Nocardioides panacisoli and encodes:
- a CDS encoding lyase family protein, whose product is MSTLWWPGDHRAGTLMSDHALLATMVRVEQAWLDELVAHRVAPANAAADLSVLPLPAVEELAVSAEAGGNPVIPLLQALRAAAPEPTATWLHRGLTSQDVLDTSLVLCARAAVTVVRRQLADQVDLLAALVREHRHTPMVARTLTQPAVPTTFGAKAATWLQAVLDADERLASLAWPVQLGGAAGTLSAVVELAGTDTARDLRTTFAARLELAPSTPWHTRRTPITTLGDAAVTVTDAAGRLANDALALGRHEVGELRDGSAGGSSAMPHKANPTLAVLVRRAALTTPQEAATLHLAAAQQVDERADGGWHAEWHPLSLLLRRTVVAVAQTTDLVRGLEVDTDRMAHNLAAVAPALHAEQRAVAELTGRPTSETYLGVLDDLVTETLGRAAEHPSATDTTDSATRERP
- the pcaC gene encoding 4-carboxymuconolactone decarboxylase — encoded protein: MNFPLVHLGGNAELPLLVLGPSLGTSAESLWGPAAARLGEDFHVLGWDLPGHGRHRGTVDAVSVEGLADLLLTALDEVVGPQVAFDYAGDSLGGAVGLQLLLDAPERVRTATLLCTGARIGTPESWADRAAGVRASGTASLVAASAERWFAPGFLDRDPDHGSALLHALAEVDDAGYAACCDALASFDVRDRLGQITRPVLAVAGEHDQPTPPDSLREIADGVAAGRTVVLPHVAHLAPIEAPGDVADLIRAHARGTPVPQDRDRLTVAEVRDAGMAVRREVLGDAHVDRATAATTDLIVDFQRFITEYAWGGIWTRPGLDRRSRSMTTLTALIARGHHAELAMHVRAARRNGLSVDEIKEVILQSAIYCGVPDANTAFKIAQETLAAEGED
- a CDS encoding alpha/beta fold hydrolase, coding for MTTYVLIHGANYAGASWRFVSPHLDGPAVVVDLPGRGARPRRLADVTLDDFVSAAAEDVLAADARDAVLVAHSAGGLTAAHLINRLPGRFRSCVLVACTIPPHGEAIADNIDPDIREAVLAGSGDGTYALDEATARVALCNDMEEETATVALGEMQADTTALLSEASDLSGLKAMDAVTYIRTTLDQTLPPEQQAAAIDAIGGCTVVDLDAGHLAMYSRPRDLADLIVASGH
- a CDS encoding MaoC family dehydratase, giving the protein MAHTFHGVDAFRSAAGQDLGAGPWFVVDQGRIDAFADVTEDWQWIHVDPERAATSDLGGTIAHGYLTLSLLPRLSSGIFDFDAVGRAVNYGLDRVRFPASVHAGERIRARAELVAVDDTGAGALGRVRYTVEVDGGTRPACVAEALMLVLPEPTSPGDRPIDTPYRAP
- a CDS encoding thiolase family protein, which encodes MQRTAAEPIVVVDGARTPIGSFGGMFNEVPGFELGAAATREALRRSAVGADAVDEVVMGCIGQVGPDAYNARRVARAAGMPHGVPAYTVNRLCGSGLQAVWSAAMQMRWGGVDIAVAGGDESMTRMPFYDYGARNGYRLGDRSLVDGTVAMLTDPFGGVHMGVTAENVAAKYGVTREEQDRFAAESQRRAATPAAQAAFAEEIVPVEVGGRRPFTAEIDEHPKPGTTVETLAGLRPAFRADGTVTAGNSSGINDGAAALVLARSSVALDRGLTPLVSLEAVATAAMEPELMGYAPVLALQTLFEQTGTQPSDIGIIELNEAFAAQAVACIRDAGLDPERVNPYGGAIALGHPVGATGANLTLRVAKDMARRDLELGIVTMCIGGGQALAALFRRV
- a CDS encoding SDR family NAD(P)-dependent oxidoreductase, whose amino-acid sequence is MSRFEGRVAVVTGAARGIGFGTARRLAEEGAAVAVVDLDESAAEEAAGRLPGTAIGVGCDVANASGVADAISRVVEELAGIHVLVNNAGVTRDNLLFKMTEDDWDVVMNVHLRGAFLMTRAVQQHFVEQRYGKVVNLSSVSALGNRGQANYAAAKMGVQGLTRTLGIELGPFGINVNAVAPGFIATEMTDATAARLKMDVEEFRQLNAEGNPVKRVGFPEDIAAAVAFLSSDEASYITGQTLYVDGGGKLG
- a CDS encoding acyl-CoA dehydrogenase family protein; translated protein: MTDLTRRTRDFVKDTVLPLDDEFDGDIEAAGGDVLRRRLQESARGAGLFAPHAPADCGGHGLGMVERAPVFEEAGYSLFGPLAVGIAAPDEGNVHLLDHVATDAQRTRYLQPLARGEMRSAFAMTEPSPGAGSDPSALSTRATKVDGGWVVNGRKWFITGADGASFFITMARTSGEPGGAGAAGAGGATMFLMPTETDGLDVVRHVGTVDRSMVGGHCEVRFADAFVPDSEVLGGVDEGFRYAQVRLGPARMTHVMRWTGAARRAHEVAMRHVIAREAFGSRMSDLGMVQQMIADNEIDLAATRALLRVACEELDAGQRASESTSIAKTFAAEALHRVVDRATQMCGGLGVSTELPIARIAREIRPFRIYDGPSEVHRWSIAKRAVRRAGEGR